One genomic segment of Bradyrhizobium prioriisuperbiae includes these proteins:
- a CDS encoding HNH endonuclease, which translates to MKPERAHFPSSVAEFLMGLVETETWRPISWAPNYSVSSWGNIQGPRALLQPAEEADYPHVSIVVGEETKTARVHRLVANAFLGPPPFAGAMVAHNDGNTSNCRVDNLRWASGLENQKDRARHGTRICGSAVIGAKLVESDIPKIRSRIASGERYPSIARDFGVSVSTISLVKKNRTWRSVPSDAREPAE; encoded by the coding sequence ATGAAGCCAGAGCGCGCACATTTCCCATCCTCCGTAGCCGAATTCTTGATGGGTTTGGTCGAGACCGAGACCTGGCGGCCGATCTCTTGGGCTCCAAACTACAGCGTTAGTTCATGGGGCAACATCCAAGGGCCTCGCGCGCTGCTGCAGCCGGCGGAGGAGGCTGATTACCCGCACGTATCTATTGTTGTGGGGGAAGAAACCAAAACGGCGCGGGTCCACAGGTTAGTTGCGAACGCATTTCTAGGACCTCCGCCGTTTGCTGGGGCCATGGTGGCCCACAATGACGGCAACACCTCGAATTGTCGGGTCGACAATCTGCGATGGGCTAGTGGACTGGAAAACCAGAAGGACCGAGCGCGGCACGGTACGAGGATATGCGGCAGCGCTGTGATCGGGGCCAAGCTGGTGGAATCCGACATTCCCAAAATCCGCAGTCGAATAGCGTCCGGCGAACGGTACCCGTCAATCGCACGAGATTTCGGAGTGTCCGTCTCCACCATCAGCTTGGTCAAGAAAAACAGAACTTGGCGTTCAGTGCCAAGCGACGCGAGGGAGCCAGCAGAATGA
- a CDS encoding DUF2312 domain-containing protein, producing MGHNSQAVTSTSFAKDQLKSVIERIERLESEKKTISDDIRDVYAEAKGNGFDVKALRTIVRLRKQDANERQEQETILETYMQSLGMI from the coding sequence ATGGGACACAACAGCCAAGCCGTCACATCGACCAGCTTTGCAAAAGACCAATTGAAGTCCGTTATCGAACGGATAGAGCGGTTGGAATCGGAGAAAAAGACCATCAGCGATGATATCCGCGATGTCTACGCCGAGGCCAAGGGCAACGGTTTCGATGTCAAGGCGCTGCGAACGATCGTTCGCTTGCGCAAGCAGGACGCCAACGAGCGCCAGGAGCAGGAAACCATCCTGGAAACTTACATGCAGAGTTTGGGAATGATCTAA
- a CDS encoding DUF3310 domain-containing protein yields MNANATNTPEHGDSAEQVATSTASRTAPDAVNNPAHYGGVGNPFEVIKVMEAWLTREEFIGAMKFNVHKYNARALKKNGAEDYAKAAWYAAYLADFVKRVPQ; encoded by the coding sequence ATGAACGCCAACGCAACGAACACACCAGAGCATGGGGACAGCGCTGAGCAAGTTGCCACCAGCACAGCGTCGCGGACCGCGCCGGATGCCGTCAATAATCCCGCCCACTATGGCGGTGTTGGGAATCCGTTCGAGGTGATCAAGGTCATGGAGGCTTGGCTGACGCGCGAAGAATTCATCGGCGCGATGAAATTCAACGTCCACAAATACAACGCGCGTGCTCTGAAAAAGAACGGGGCGGAAGATTATGCCAAGGCCGCTTGGTATGCGGCCTATCTCGCAGATTTCGTGAAAAGGGTTCCGCAATGA
- a CDS encoding ParB/RepB/Spo0J family partition protein: MKLRELATSKRDMLMIDPRIILVEDGYNIRDLTTADAKAKLHDLARSIADNGFSIEQPITVRMKDEKVFVVAGHRRRAATIIAIEQLGAEIDAIPCIAEAKGTSEADRCADLVVSNSGEPLTSLEMGGVIKRLIGFGWDIGKIAKRFGWSSTQTVDGYLTLLSAPQAVQQMVRNDEVSSSTAISVVKKHGDAAEQTLVEAKARAAAAGKTKVTNAHVRATTGEFQPTAGNVKVLIAALQKIAEDSHEDFAGTIATEALESVGILKGRKVAA, translated from the coding sequence GCAAGCGCGACATGCTGATGATCGACCCGCGCATTATCTTGGTCGAAGACGGTTACAACATCCGAGACCTGACCACGGCTGACGCGAAAGCGAAGCTGCACGATTTGGCCCGGTCTATCGCCGACAACGGTTTCAGCATCGAACAGCCCATCACCGTCCGGATGAAGGACGAGAAGGTGTTTGTAGTCGCCGGGCATCGCCGCCGCGCCGCTACCATAATCGCAATCGAGCAACTGGGGGCCGAGATTGATGCCATCCCGTGCATAGCGGAGGCCAAGGGCACATCCGAAGCTGACCGTTGTGCGGACCTCGTCGTGTCGAATTCGGGCGAGCCGCTGACGTCACTGGAGATGGGAGGTGTCATCAAGCGGCTGATCGGCTTCGGCTGGGACATCGGCAAGATCGCCAAACGCTTCGGCTGGTCCTCCACACAAACCGTTGACGGCTACCTGACGCTTCTCTCAGCGCCCCAGGCAGTGCAGCAGATGGTCAGAAACGACGAGGTCTCGTCCTCCACTGCCATCAGCGTGGTCAAGAAGCACGGCGACGCGGCCGAACAGACTCTCGTCGAGGCCAAGGCCAGGGCTGCCGCAGCAGGCAAAACCAAGGTCACCAACGCTCACGTCAGGGCCACGACTGGCGAATTCCAGCCCACTGCGGGCAACGTCAAGGTGCTGATCGCCGCGCTTCAAAAGATCGCCGAAGATTCGCACGAAGATTTTGCAGGAACCATCGCAACGGAAGCGCTGGAATCCGTCGGCATCCTCAAAGGACGCAAGGTCGCGGCTTGA
- the thyX gene encoding FAD-dependent thymidylate synthase: protein MTNLTGADARHAAAVHEDRTFRSVLDHGFVRLVDSMGSDLSVSRAARVSYDAAWRAGEDNGSDAKLINFLWKNHHTTPFEAVTFTFEVKAPIFVFRQWHRHRTWSFNELSARYRELPEEFYVPAPELIGVQSKDNKQGRDVGGLNPLVHECVETLRASAVASFAAYRKLLAGGVPRELARSVLPVATYSHMFATVDLLNLLKFLTLRCDSHAQYEIRVYADAMRDLARAIVPVCISAWEAKAS from the coding sequence ATGACAAATTTGACCGGCGCAGACGCGCGCCACGCAGCCGCAGTGCATGAAGATCGAACATTCCGGAGCGTACTGGATCATGGCTTTGTCCGCCTCGTGGACAGCATGGGCAGCGACCTCTCCGTCTCGCGTGCAGCTCGTGTTTCCTACGACGCCGCGTGGCGCGCGGGAGAAGACAATGGCTCGGACGCTAAGCTAATCAACTTCCTGTGGAAAAACCACCACACCACGCCGTTTGAGGCGGTGACATTCACCTTTGAAGTCAAGGCGCCAATTTTTGTTTTCCGACAGTGGCACCGACATCGTACATGGTCGTTCAATGAACTTTCGGCGCGGTATCGGGAACTGCCAGAAGAGTTCTACGTACCGGCACCAGAATTGATCGGCGTCCAGTCTAAGGACAACAAGCAAGGCCGCGACGTCGGGGGGCTCAACCCGCTGGTGCACGAGTGCGTTGAAACACTCCGCGCCTCCGCGGTTGCCAGCTTTGCTGCATACCGCAAGTTGCTAGCAGGTGGCGTTCCTCGTGAGTTGGCGCGATCCGTGCTGCCCGTGGCCACGTATAGCCACATGTTTGCAACGGTAGACCTGTTGAACTTGTTGAAGTTTCTGACGCTCCGCTGCGATAGCCACGCTCAATATGAAATCCGTGTCTATGCCGACGCGATGCGCGATTTGGCGCGCGCGATCGTCCCTGTGTGTATTTCGGCCTGGGAGGCCAAAGCGAGCTAA
- a CDS encoding DUF559 domain-containing protein, translated as MSNIFGFALLQEQVTEHVSAEIAYECASMERIDNYGTTPIERLFGAAVVLHTRHVRDSWFKQVMFVTAVQAEAVKRRRDAKEWIFIQKQAQLPGWRVDYIFNVYGGRIREPNSGIPGWRKLIVECDGHDFHERTKEQASKDRGRDREAQTSGFEIFRFTGSELWRDPMGCAKQVMDWAEKGI; from the coding sequence ATGTCAAACATTTTCGGTTTTGCGCTGCTTCAGGAGCAGGTCACCGAGCATGTTTCCGCTGAGATCGCATACGAATGCGCGTCAATGGAACGTATCGACAATTACGGCACAACGCCGATCGAGCGCCTTTTTGGTGCGGCCGTCGTGCTTCACACAAGGCATGTACGAGATAGCTGGTTCAAGCAGGTCATGTTCGTGACCGCAGTGCAGGCCGAAGCGGTAAAGCGCCGCCGTGACGCGAAGGAATGGATATTTATTCAGAAGCAGGCCCAGCTACCAGGCTGGCGCGTCGATTACATTTTTAATGTGTACGGCGGTCGTATTCGAGAACCCAATAGCGGCATTCCAGGCTGGCGCAAGCTGATCGTGGAATGCGATGGACACGACTTTCACGAGCGAACCAAAGAGCAGGCATCGAAAGACCGCGGGAGGGATCGCGAGGCTCAAACGAGCGGTTTTGAAATATTTCGATTTACCGGGTCTGAGCTTTGGAGAGATCCGATGGGTTGCGCCAAACAGGTCATGGACTGGGCTGAAAAAGGCATTTGA